The sequence ACAGATAATCCCAGCAATCGTTTACCTTGGTCGCTCGATTTGAGCAGTTGATTCACTTCCTCACTAGAAAAATTCACCTCTGGCGCTAGTGCTCGCATTCTCCCTGCAATTGACTCCATTTCAAAGGTACGCTTGGCGCCGGCGGGCATAGTATTTCGTAATTCTTTGTAACGTTGGCTCAAGCGCTCCATTTGCTGTCTAGCTTCGGATATGGGTATCCTTGATGCGTATTCTTTTTGCCATTCATGGCGAATTTGGCGCATTTCTAGCTGTTGTTGGGGTGGTGCGACGTCTTCTGCGAGCTTGGTTTGCTCAATCAAAAACCCCAGGGTATCCCCGGTTAATGACTGTAACATAGGCATCATGCTGGAGCCAGTAATCTCCCCTGCGGGTGTTTTCACTGCTCCCCCAGTTAAAGCAAAAATCTTGAGTACAGATGGTACCCAAAGCAATGCTAAAAACACGGCTGTTGTATTTGTAACCTCAAATTTAAATGTTAATTTTTCGTCTTTGTTGATTTGAAAAGTGCTGAGAACGATAAAAATAGTAGTAATAATTAACCAAGTTTTCGGTATTTGGATAATTTGTTTGAGTAACCAGTCTACAGCCTCTCTAGAAATCTGGTTTTTACCTGTTTCTTTATCTGAATTGTCACCCATATTTTTTGATCAAGTTATCTTGATTAGTTGTTTATAGCATTGGGGCGGGAATATACCCAACACCCCAATTCTTTAACCTTAGCCAGAGTTACCAATAACGAATTACCTCTAAATTATTGTCGCTGGCGGCTTTTAAAACTACGCCTCGCAATAATTCATGTTTGAGGGGGAAAACATTTTCTGGCTCACAGACCATTAAATGTTGAGCGCGTTCATAAAGTGCGATCGCTACTTCATTATTATGAGCATTACAGTAAATCAACCCGTGAATTTCCGAATAAATTTCTGGTTGCTCATAAAAATAGCGTGACCAAGCTTGACTCAGACCGCGCTTTTCGGTTTTCGCCAAGGTGGCTTCATTCGCACCAGCACGCATCGCACCAGCACCGCGAATGTCTAGTAGTTTTAAATTTTGAGTGGGCTTAACTATGGCTACTAGATGGTCTGTAATTTCTACACAACCAACGCTGCCAAAAATTTCTACTAGACAACTAGAAAGTTTAGGGGCAACATAATATATACCACGTTCTCGATCGTCGCAGCGCTCACAATCTGATGGTTCATAACAAAAACTAGGACAGTTACCTCGATGATGATCAAAGCGATGAAGGGGACCCCAAAAACGAAAAGATAAAGCAGTCGGACTATATTCCGTCTGGAATATTCTGACAACTTCCGTGCCTTTTTTTAGGGTGTACAATTTTGGTTTTGGCTTGCTAAAGCAAGGTGGCGGAACGATTAGCTTAACCACCTCCATCACTCCTCATCTAATTAACTGACAACAACAGAATACTTCAGGTTTCCGATTTTCCAGATTTCTATAGACCAGCACATTCAACCTTATATATTGCAACATTCACTGGTCTTCTACGTGTTTCCGGAAGGTTTAAGTTTTGTAAGTGTGATTCCCTATACTGTTGTCAGTTTTTCACTTTAGCAGATAGATGACAATTACCCCGAAGGATAATGTTGGTGGTTGACAAATAGGGGCTGGGGGTTGGGGATTTTAGGACATCAACAGAAAACCTTTTGCATAAATGTTTTTTGGCGTTGCTGAATTGACATATGAATTTATCTCACGCATAGACGCGGAGCGGCTTCCCGCAGGGTAGGCGCAAAGGCGCAGAGAGGAGGACGCAAGGAAAGACCTAATCCCTAATCCCTCATCTCTCATCCCTAATCCCTCATCCCTAACTCCTAATCCCTAACCCCTAACCCCTGCTAAAAAAATTGAACCACAAATGAACGCAGAATGGAGTCTGTGTTGATCTGTGGTTCTTAATTGTTTGTCAAGTTTTTAAATAAATTGATCTAGAAAATTCCCACTGTTTGCGCTTCAGCAATCACGTCGTTGATTTGACCTAATTTCAAAGCTTCTACGGGGGTAAGTTTATTTAAAGCTGCGTTGGGTCTAGTCAACCATGTAATTTTTGATAAAGCTGGAACCTTCAACGCTTTTAAAACATCTGGTAGTCCAGCAATTACGCCGTCTGGCCCTTCAGGATCAAATTGCCAAGCGGGAAATTTCCAAACTCCGTTATCTTGGGCGGCGATTAAGCAATTTTTGCGGAGACGGTCATGGGGGGTTTGTCGAGTGGTATTGAGCAATTCGGCTACTTGTGGCGCTGTTATTGAAGACTTGAGCAGTTCTTGTCTCCATTTAAAGTTTCTGGCGAGGGTAGCAAATTCTAATCTAGTGTGTTCTTCATCACTGATACTCTTAGCGCCCAATTTAGCAGCAAAATTTGTTTCAGCCTGAGAGTATTTTGGGTTGGTCAGAGTGGTTTCTAGATTTTCGGCTAAACATTTAATTTCTTCAGGCTGTAAAGAATTTAGATAATCTTGAAATCCTAGTGCTATGCGCTCTAGTGCGTCTTGCATTACGTCTTTTGCGGAAGGAGCGTCTATGGTGACGTTAATTCCAGTCATAATACCTCCTTAAGCAACTGTCTATCATAGTATTAACTCAGATAATGTAAGAGATGTCAAATAAGCTAGATTTCTAGATTCGCATTTTTTGGTGTGATTTACAGCTGGGTTTGTGGATGATTTGTGAATGACTTGTGCATGAGTTGTGCATGAGTTATTTTGTCTATATCAATAGATATATAGGTGATGGAGTAGAATGAGTGGGCGATCGCTCCAAGCATCCACCGAGGGAATTAATAAAGCGAAAGCGGCGCTAATTAGTCATTCTTTGACGCAGCAGGGTTTAGCTGGGGAATTAGGGATTAGTCGTCAACCAATCACTAAGTTTTTTCAAGGTAAACCGATTGACCGCTATATTTTTGTGACAATTTGCGAAAAGCTCGACCTTGACTGGGAAGAGATTGTGACTGGGTTATCATTCCCGGAAATGGAAACAGCTGCGAGCATTTCTGAGATTGAGGCTTTGGTGCAGACTACGCGAGAAAAAGTTTTTGAGAGTATTTACAGGCGTTGTGGTGTGATGCGGGTGCTGAGTATGGAACAGCCGATGCGATTGGAAGATATCTACACCGATGTTGATATTTTAGAACGGGTGACTAGTCGCAGACGATTAAGTGTGGCGCAACTGTTAGAAAATGTTGACTTACCGCAGAAACGGTTTCCGGGAATAGAGGTGGTGGAACGGGACGACAAGCTGATGATTTTGGGTAAACCGGGAACAGGTAAAACCATATTTTTGAAATGGCTGGCGCTGTTGTGTAACTGGGGTGAATGGAAAAGCGCGAGCGTACCAATTTTTATCACCCTTAAAGATTTTGCTGAGACGAGGGGACAGCCAAGCTTACTGGAATATATTGCAACTCAGTGGGCTGAGTGTGGAGTTGTGACAATCCCAGTCACAGAAACTCTGCTCAATCAGGGACGGGGAATGGTGTTGCTGGATGGGTTAGATGCGGTGAGGGAAGGTGATATTGAGCGAGTGTTGCGAGAAATTCGCCAATTTACAGCGCGGTTTTATCGGAATTGGTTAGCGATCGCTACTCAAATTGCATCTCAAGAATACATTTTTGAACAATTCACTGAAGTGGAAATTGCTGATTTTAATTATCAGCAGATTACTGACTTTGTGAGCAAGTGGTTTTCATCCCAAGAGCCAGAAAAAACAGCAAATTTTCTGAATGAATTAAGAGCAAATTTGCCACTGCAACAACTAGCAACTAATCCTTTAATTCTCACTTTATTGTGCTTAATGTTTACAGATAAAGGTAGTTTTTACGGACAGTTTGGGGAAATTTATCAAGAAGCGCTAGATATATTTTTGCATAAATGGGATGCTCAACGCCATATAGAGCGATCGCCAATTATTCAACAATTTTCCCGACAGCAACAGCAAGATTTACTCGCTCAGATTGCCCGGCTTACTTGGCAACAAAGCCAGTACTTTTTTCCCAAAACATTGATTGCCGCACAAATTACTGAATATCTTCATCATTTGGGAAATTGCACAACTGATAGTGAAACGATTTTGAAATCGCTGATGGAGAGTAAAGGGTTATTAGTTGAGCAAGCAGTGGGTATTTACTCTTTTGCCCATTTTGCTTTTCAGCAATATTTAGCTGAGAAAAACTCGGCTAGTTGAGCAAAATTTGCCTGTTTCTTGTTTCCTACTATACTACTCCCATCGCCCTTCTTCCCAAGCTTTAATCGCATAAAATACAGAAGAATAATCATCATTAGCAAACGACATTTTCATCGCTGCTTGTAGAATTTGTCTCACCCCTTTAATACTACTGATATCTAAATCAACTGATTTGGCTTCAGAGATAAATAAATCTGTATCTTTGAGCAAATGTTTAGTTGGAAAATTGGCATTAGCAAAATTACCATCTAACATTCTTGTCAGTTTCTTGTCAAAAGTAGGTGCATATAAAGCACTTTCTCGGAGAATTTGCATAAACACTTCTGCGTCTATACCTTGACGCTGGACAAAAGCTAAACTGAGAGCAAAGCTAGTGGTGAGAGATGCAATAAGTTGGTTGAGGGCTAATTTCAAAGCGGCTGCAGTTCCGACATTTCCTATCAGTTTGGGTTCTGGGCCGAAGTGTCGCAATAATCGAAAGTGACGCTGGAATTGTTCTTCTTTCGCACCCACCATGACAATTAAATTACCTGCTTGCGCTTCTGGGATGCTTCCCAATACAGGCGCTTCTAAATATTCACCACCTGCAGCTACTACCGCATCTCTAATTTCTTGGCTTTCGGTGGGGGTAATTGTCCCCATTTGAATGACAGTACGCCCGGAAAGGGTGTGCCAAGAAGTATCGGAAAGCAACACACTATAAATAGCCGCCGTGTTAGTGAGCATGAGAATTATGCAATCAGCCGCACGAATTGCATGGCGGGGATGTGTTGCAATTTCTGCACCAGCTGCTTGTAGTGGTGCTAATTTTTCTGGGGTGCGGTTGTATGCAATTAATTCTACATTTGCGGCTAACAACCTTTGAGCCATTGGTAGACCCATCAATCCAGTTCCCAGAAATGCCACCTTCATGTTTACGTTCCTTTAATACAGCAATCGCGTTTCTATGATTTAGTCAACGGTGAACAGTTATCAGTGAGGAGGATTGGGGGCTAGTACAAAAGGCTGAAGTATAAAGTCTAAAGTATGAAATAAAGAAACCCTTTATTTATCACCCGTTACCTACTCAACTGATAACTGGTTTTCACATTTGGTAATTAGCCACCTGCGGCAAATGTTGCCATAATTATGACCGACAGTAAAATCCCAGGCGTGAGTAAGGTTGCTAGCATTAACAGATCGTGAGTATTCATGATTGCTACTTTGGGAGTGGTTTTGTTTTCACTGTAATCACTGTTATGCTAGTTCATTCAGACTAACGCTGCCTTAATAGAGTTTTAATTTTTAAGTGTTACTTTTACTCTGGCACAGTTAAGCCTTTGAGGGGTTGGGATATTTGTTTTTGTGTCAATCCTTTGCTTTGAACCAGGACGCCAAAACTCCCTAAACCGGAAGGGTCAATCAGTTGGTGGAGTGCTTCGCGCCGTTGGAGTAACTGGGAAAGGGATTGTTGTTGATGAGAAAGAGCGGCTATCCTTTGGCTTAATCCCAAGACCATCAAAAATAATCCCTGCTGCGTCAAACCGACTAGATTTAAACCACAGCGATCGCCCCATTTCTCTAAGGCTGTAAAATCAACGTGGGCGGTGATGTCTTGTTGCCCAATGTTAACGTAAGGGTTGTGATGGTGACGATGCTGATAGTAGCACTGTAGTGTTCCCTGCGATCGCCTGGGATTGTAATAACGACTTGCAGGGTAGCCATAATCAATAGTTAGCACATATCCGCTCTGTAAGCGGTCTGCTACTATACTCAACCAGTCCAAAGCAGCCAAATTAATTTCACTCCTGTAACCTTCTTCATAAACACTCTGAGTCAAATCAATTCCCACTAAATCAAAATACTCAGCTAATCGTGGTGTCGAAGCTTCACCTGTCACCTCAATAAATGACGGTGTGGACTGGGAAAGCAAATTTTCCCCCTTTTTTTGCACTGTTACATAAATCTCTCGCAGTTCTCCCCCTATCAACGTGAACTGATGGACAGGGAAAGCATCGACTAATTCGTTGGAGAAAAAGCAACCAGTGATAGAGTTGGGCGGGATGTCTTCAAGATTGCACCAACGCACAGGTAAATCTCGCAAGCGTTGCTGTTGTTCTTGTCTTAAAGTGGGGGATTTTTCAACAATTACATACTCTAAAATGGCAAACAAATCTGGATGATGTCGCTGATGGTATGTGAGGATATGGGTTGCTAGCAATCCTTGACCTGCGCCCATTTCTACCAGGAAAAAAGGTACAGGACGCTCTAAAATTTCCCACATCTGGGCAAATTGTACCGCCAGTAACTCCCCAAAATCAGCCCCAAGGTGAACAGAAGTGAAAAAATCGCCGCCTTTCAACCCCAATTTGACGGCGCTGGA is a genomic window of Fortiea contorta PCC 7126 containing:
- a CDS encoding RES family NAD+ phosphorylase; its protein translation is MEVVKLIVPPPCFSKPKPKLYTLKKGTEVVRIFQTEYSPTALSFRFWGPLHRFDHHRGNCPSFCYEPSDCERCDDRERGIYYVAPKLSSCLVEIFGSVGCVEITDHLVAIVKPTQNLKLLDIRGAGAMRAGANEATLAKTEKRGLSQAWSRYFYEQPEIYSEIHGLIYCNAHNNEVAIALYERAQHLMVCEPENVFPLKHELLRGVVLKAASDNNLEVIRYW
- a CDS encoding class I SAM-dependent methyltransferase, encoding MAFNPALCLAIANHIADSPQQRITFAEYMDMVLYNPEHGYYSSAVKLGLKGGDFFTSVHLGADFGELLAVQFAQMWEILERPVPFFLVEMGAGQGLLATHILTYHQRHHPDLFAILEYVIVEKSPTLRQEQQQRLRDLPVRWCNLEDIPPNSITGCFFSNELVDAFPVHQFTLIGGELREIYVTVQKKGENLLSQSTPSFIEVTGEASTPRLAEYFDLVGIDLTQSVYEEGYRSEINLAALDWLSIVADRLQSGYVLTIDYGYPASRYYNPRRSQGTLQCYYQHRHHHNPYVNIGQQDITAHVDFTALEKWGDRCGLNLVGLTQQGLFLMVLGLSQRIAALSHQQQSLSQLLQRREALHQLIDPSGLGSFGVLVQSKGLTQKQISQPLKGLTVPE
- a CDS encoding NAD(P)-dependent oxidoreductase — protein: MKVAFLGTGLMGLPMAQRLLAANVELIAYNRTPEKLAPLQAAGAEIATHPRHAIRAADCIILMLTNTAAIYSVLLSDTSWHTLSGRTVIQMGTITPTESQEIRDAVVAAGGEYLEAPVLGSIPEAQAGNLIVMVGAKEEQFQRHFRLLRHFGPEPKLIGNVGTAAALKLALNQLIASLTTSFALSLAFVQRQGIDAEVFMQILRESALYAPTFDKKLTRMLDGNFANANFPTKHLLKDTDLFISEAKSVDLDISSIKGVRQILQAAMKMSFANDDYSSVFYAIKAWEEGRWE
- a CDS encoding NACHT domain-containing protein codes for the protein MSGRSLQASTEGINKAKAALISHSLTQQGLAGELGISRQPITKFFQGKPIDRYIFVTICEKLDLDWEEIVTGLSFPEMETAASISEIEALVQTTREKVFESIYRRCGVMRVLSMEQPMRLEDIYTDVDILERVTSRRRLSVAQLLENVDLPQKRFPGIEVVERDDKLMILGKPGTGKTIFLKWLALLCNWGEWKSASVPIFITLKDFAETRGQPSLLEYIATQWAECGVVTIPVTETLLNQGRGMVLLDGLDAVREGDIERVLREIRQFTARFYRNWLAIATQIASQEYIFEQFTEVEIADFNYQQITDFVSKWFSSQEPEKTANFLNELRANLPLQQLATNPLILTLLCLMFTDKGSFYGQFGEIYQEALDIFLHKWDAQRHIERSPIIQQFSRQQQQDLLAQIARLTWQQSQYFFPKTLIAAQITEYLHHLGNCTTDSETILKSLMESKGLLVEQAVGIYSFAHFAFQQYLAEKNSAS